Genomic segment of Apium graveolens cultivar Ventura chromosome 7, ASM990537v1, whole genome shotgun sequence:
AAATGTTCCGGTAATTCGGCCACACACCTCTTTGTCAACACGGCAATAATATGACGACATGGCATGCCCGAGTGCTCAAACATTCTAAATATGCAAGAACCCCGAAATGACAACTTGTTGAAGGTAACGAGATAAGTGGTTCTCTTAGACTCAACCATTAATGGTCGATAATATTTGTAGTACGTATCCTCCACATCTTCTAAGGAACAGTCTCTATCCTTCTCCACAAATTACTTTGCGGCCTCAACCAATTGGTCTTGAAATTTTTTGAACATCTCTTTCGTATAAATGGAAGCGACATGTTGCTCCAAGGCGGTCTTTAGTCGCATGCAATAAATTTTATGATGTGTATTATAATCATCTTCTTTCTCACGCATAAATTGTCTTTCTAACGCTTTTTTTGCACCCTCAACAAATTTTTTCAACCCTGTGCAAGACCCTACATAAGCATCAAGAAAGGCATTCATTCCTTCGCTTCTTGAAGTTGTTTTTTGACCCGTGGAAAAAATGTTACGTGTATAAGCATCGATCCACTTATGCTTCAAATTATACAAGCCTTGCAACCATATATTATCCTCCAACTTGTACTTCAAGATCAATGCTTTCCACATATCCTTAAAAATTTCTTCGGTCAACGAGTGATATATGCAATTGTTGAAGTCACCTTTAAATTCCTCCTTTGCATAGTAGGTTGAGAGCTTCTCCATAAATTTGTTACTAATGTGCCACAAACATAATAAATGTGTCATGTTCGGTAGTTGAGATTGAATTGCCCCCGCCATCGCTTGATCTTGATCGGTGATAATAGCCAAAGGTGCTTTTTCTTCAACGGCCTCTAACCAAGTACCCAAAACCCACTCAAATGTAGTCTTCAATTCATCACGCATTAGTGCAAATCCAAAGAGAACCGATTGATAGTGATGATTCACCCCGGTGAATGGCACAAACGACATAGCATACCTATTTGTTCGATATGTTGTATCAAATGCAACCACATCACCAAAATTTCTGTAGGCCAACAACGACCGGGGGTCAACCCATAAAAGACACTTCAATCTTCCTTTTTCATCAATTAGAGTCCGAATAAAAATATTTCCCCCACTTTCCTCTTCTAACCTATGTAACAAATCCAATTCCGATTGCACATCATTCACGCCCAAATTATCTTTTCTAAAATCTCGCACGACATTTCTCAAGTGTTGGGCATGAAACCCTACTTGCTCCTCTCCTCCGTGCATTTTTCCAAATATATTCATTTGTTGTCTAGGCGCAATACCCGAAACATGTAAACTCTTAATTAAATTTTTTTGGGCGGCGGTAACATGTCTCTCCCTTTTAATCAAATTTATCTTAAAAGGCGACACAACATCATGATTGTGATTTAACTCCAACGATGTTATCTCCCAATGCCTTGTATTTCGCCTATTAATCACATAGATCCTAAACTTACATCCACTTCTAGGAAGTTTATCTCTACGCCTTTTCTTCTTCTCACTATCGACACTTCCTATCAAAACTTCTTCATCCTCCACGGGCTCTTTATCACGGTTTTCTCCCGCTAAATTACAAACATAAGTACGGGCATATATTATTTTGTCCACACGCCTTTGTGTATTTTGGATTTTAATTGCAAACCCATTTTTCAAAGTATAGGCCCTAATTACATTTTCGGCAGCTACCAAATTAGGGAAATTTTGACTCAAGAAAGGAATTACAATATCTGCTTCCCCAATAACACTCTTATCCCTACTCTCACTACTCTCATGCATAAACTCACTATTTTCATGcaaatttttattttcaaatctaTGCTCACTAACATAAACATCTTCATCACAATCATCAATAAGGTTAACATAATTTACATTATTATCACGTAAGCAACTACCACTAATATCAACAACCTCACTATTTACAACATTATCACTTTTTTTAAAGCTTTTCTACCTTGAAACCTAGCAAACATCTTATCCATAACTATAACAAGAAAAAAGCAAGAAATTGAGCTTACCAAATGTAATTAGTGAGTAAGGATGAACAAAACCAATAATTCCCCCAAATTTACTCTCCAATTTGACAAATATTGCACAAAAAGGAAAGTGTGATCGTTTTAGGGTTATAAACTGCAAGTACAGTCGTTCCGCTAATATTATCCGCGGAAGGGGAAGAGGTTCCGTGATAAATAAGCGCGGAAGGGTAGCAGTCCACGGAAAAAGAACGCAGAagggtgattttttttttaatccTGGCCGTTGGATTGTTCATCCAACGGTCAGGAAGTGATGTGTTGGTTAACAGTTCCCTGACACATGACTGTCAGGGAACAGGACCCATAATTATAATGATTAagtattatataatttatttattttgataaaaaaGGAATTAGATAATTCATTATATAAATACATACTCCCTCAGTCCCACTGGAATCTTCACATTACTTTTTGACACGCTTTTCAATATTCGTTTAaagtataatttcataattttttttaattttcttttctaaataaaagttttatgtttaaacttttattaaaaaacaAACATTATGAAACTTTATAAAAGCCTCGAAATACGTGTAACTAGTGAACGCAAACATCTCAGTGGGACGAAGGGAGTAAGTTTTATCTCGTATTTTTAGGATCCATTCAAAATTTAGTTAATTTACAATAGAAATAAAtgataatatttaaaattatattatattatgatggaaaaaatattattaattattttaacatTATAACAATGCTTAAACCAatctatttttaataatttatttgatataatatattgttagtccctaacaatgcaacaaaaattacagaagaggggttgaatggaattcttgaacctttttcagaaatataaaatgttctaacttaagatatatatatatatatatatatatatatatatatatgacagtgtttcAATTTACCAAGTGaggaataacaagttaaatatgaatcaaaacataaagtaattaaaaacacaagtctttaaaactttctggtggattagaaagtatccaccatatatatatatatatatatatatatatatatatatatatatatatatatatcgagagaactctgtgaagcttctgtagctcatagctgcttacaaattgagaacaactaaacttactgagaaatgctaagaatacagcttacaaatgtttctctaagaattttcttgcttagtcttcttgttgttctaattgctactcttggtttatatatcaccaagattacacagtaataagacaagataataaaacaaaatctatcaagtctaatactatgctacttcattactctattccagtatctttgaatatcttcaaaatagcatggaaatggcaatgcttctttgttctcaaaaatccagttgaataggcttccacattccttttacatacactcgatgcatgtgactgtgttgtcactgtcaacagatgtttgaattgattatccgccgggtacatgatcatccgttgggttgccttgttgatcatccttcgagtagcattgttgtttatccgtcgggtagctatttggcacttgacttcatttcatttatgcagaattacaagacatcatttatgtacaattaatcaacctattctgcatatctaatcaaagtcaacatgacttatatgctaccatagaatctaaacaaaggtgtttgcagaaatgtgcttcatgacttattattacataagctactcacttgatggataacaaatcatcatccgtcgggactatattgagtcatccgtcgggactatattccttatccgccgagtgctacatttttcactaagttaaatctactaaggtattttgttaatgaaatcatcaagtccacaacatatccataacaatctcccccaatttatgtctactagaattgtagccataaattaagagagacttgatgataacaaaacaccctaaaaatacaaaatttaaatggaagtagataaagctgtaaagtgcttcaattatcagaatgtacaaagatttgctcacagtcatttttaaggtgctcctctagcctgagcagattaacCTATTttcttgaagatctggatctctttccaagctttctgttgttttcttctatctgattttagagctgtctgtggaattccagttcatcagattttgagagatttagcatttcttgcatttcaaaaagagtctcattgctagagatgctaaATTggttgttaggaatgtatgtgcattagtttgatgatatctttaacaaaatacttaagtagaaatttagtgtctgtagcctcaacggataagaccactttggctatccgttgatggtgtagctttacttagaaataagtctagtgttgtagcatatttcagtctctgtatttaaaatgtaattcttggaagttgagagaaactatgagtcatgttgactactagatgatatgcagataggaaggccaattgtaaatacttcatgccttgtaattttgtataagtgaagtggtatcaacggatgacttaaagaccttcaacggataagaagctaagcttcaacggatgtctctgaagcttcaacggataaagtcatcaacggataacatccttcaacggatgagtgcatcaacggatgaaagcttcaacggataacatccttcaacggatatgtgcatcaacggatgaaagcttcaacggatgttctgatgattagccgttgataaggggtagttgtacgtacaaacagaggcacatgggttgatagagtcaactgagatgtggtagccgaatttcaggaacaacagaaaaagcagccgttcttctttagtacaaagatgcaatagtcaacaaagtactggagtgaacaggaaaagaagcaagtgaagaacttattttattactgtattttatattgttcttaacttgtacacttggtaatatataaaccaagcagaagctagtaattagaagagagattttccagagctgtttagaaaaatattgagagaaaattcatctagtttgtactaggatgcagctgtgatcaacattgtttaatcacagattttctaaaataccatctctggtggaacaacgaatccaccagaaaagttttttaagttctgttgtgttctttacatttgtgcttgaatttatatctgtctgtattagcttaaagcaattcacacacttgttcttcttgaacacacaactttcataaactgctcaaaacttgaaaaagttttgagatttacattcaacccccccttctgtaaatctcattgttagtccactaggaataacaattggtatcagagcaggctcttgacatacaaagagtttaaagatcttggaatctaataaagatgagtaagaaggatattggagtaaagatcccagttcttgacaaagacagttatcaccattggaaggtgaaaatgcaccttcatctactctcccaagatgaaggttatgtaaactgcattgagaatggtcctcacattccccacaaagtagcaacagttgctacagccacagttgctgttggtcaatccattccaaaacctagagcagaatggacaatggaagacacagaagaagtccacaaggataagaaggctatgaacattttgtttaatggtcttaacatggatatgtttgataatgtgataaattgcacaactgccaaagaggtttgggacacagttcaactactgtgtgaaggtacagaacaagtgaaagaaaacaaaatgcagcttctcattcaacagtatgaatactttcattttgaagaaaatgaatctttaaatgaaacattcaataggttccaaaagctgttgaatggactgaagctgtatggaagagtgtaccaggtgaaggattcaaatcttaaatttttaagatccttgccaaaggaatggaaacccatgactgtctccttaagaaactctcaagattataaggacttcactcttgaaagattgtatggaatcttgaagacttatgaactagagctggaacaggatgaggtattggagaaggggagaaagaaaggaagttcagttgcattggtagctgaagatgagaggaaatgcagacaagaaactgcaagatctacatcaaactccaaagatggtataagaaatcaggaatcaagcaaggggaaggagcaagttgctgaaaatgaagacaactccagccaagatgactcagatggtattgatgagcatcttgcatttctgtccagaagatttgcaa
This window contains:
- the LOC141673404 gene encoding protein FAR1-RELATED SEQUENCE 5-like; this translates as MDKMFARFQDVYVSEHRFENKNLHENSEFMHESSESRDKSVIGEADIVIPFLSQNFPNLVAAENVIRAYTLKNGFAIKIQNTQRRVDKIIYARTYVCNLAGENRDKEPVEDEEVLIGSVDSEKKKRRRDKLPRSGCKFRIYVINRRNTRHWEITSLELNHNHDVVSPFKINLIKRERHVTAAQKNLIKSLHVSGIAPRQQMNIFGKMHGGEEQVGFHAQHLRNVVRDFRKDNLGVNDVQSELDLLHRLEEESGGNIFIRTLIDEKGRLKCLLWVDPRSLLAYRNFGDVVAFDTTYRTNRYAMSFVPFTGVNHHYQSVLFGFALMRDELKTTFEWVLGTWLEAVEEKAPLAIITDQDQAMAGAIQSQLPNMTHLLCLWHISNKFMEKLSTYYAKEEFKGDFNNCIYHSLTEEIFKDMWKALILKYKLEDNIWLQGLYNLKHKWIDAYTRNIFSTGQKTTSRSEGMNAFLDAYVGSCTGLKKFVEGAKKALERQFMREKEDDYNTHHKIYCMRLKTALEQHVASIYTKEMFKKFQDQLVEAAK